One genomic window of Magnolia sinica isolate HGM2019 chromosome 3, MsV1, whole genome shotgun sequence includes the following:
- the LOC131240565 gene encoding MDIS1-interacting receptor like kinase 2-like — translation MRVTEKCDVYSFGIVALEAMMGRHPGELISSLTPPSRQDTLLKDMLDQRLPDPTAAVAHEVIFVVSVALSCIRPDPNSRPTMHHVAQELSIDNRSVKAITRKTTGMGRMRYLHHVPQRFKCNFREGTQVAPRKTTAAA, via the exons ATGAGGGTAACTGAAAAATGTGACGTATATAGCTTTGGCATTGTGGCACTTGAAGCGATGATGGGAAGGCATCCTGGGGAGCTCATCTCCTCTCTGACACCACCAAGTAGACAAGATACACTGCTAAAGGATATGTTGGACCAACGTCTCCCGGACCCGACAGCTGCGGTTGCACACGAAGTCATATTTGTGGTGTCCGTGGCACTTTCATGCATTCGGCCGGATCCAAACTCTCGGCCAACCATGCACCACGTGGCTCAAGAGTTGTCTATTG ATAACCGGAGTGTGAAGGCCATTACGAGGAAGACAACCGGAATGGGAAGGATGAGGTATTTACATCATGTGCCTCAAAGGTTCAAGTGCAATTTCAGAGAAG GGACCCAAGTAGCTCCGAGGAAGACAACTGCTGCTGCATAG